The following are from one region of the Hydrogenophaga sp. BPS33 genome:
- a CDS encoding penicillin-binding protein 1A, which produces MPKTDTSSTHSSDVPVSAGHTALVWLGRLVVGLAGLAAAGVACVLMAVGIALAVAYPNLPEVAGLADYRPKLPLRVISADGQLIGEFGEERRNLLTIHEIPAVMKNAVLAIEDARFFEHNGVDYRGMIRAALANLRQAKSQGASTITMQVARNVYLSAEKSYTRKIYEVLLTFKLEHMLTKEQILEIYMNQIFLGQRAYGFAAASQIYFGKSLKDVTIAEAAMLAGLPQAPSAYNPIKNPRRARSRQLHIIDRMLENGFITAEEAESAKSEQLTLRSLGGPNRLHAEYVAEMVRQSIVAQYGEEAYTRGLVVTTTLKADEQRAAYRAMRQGVLDFERRQFYRGPELFIDLPKDQPALDEAIDDALNERPDNDDLLSAVVLEANAKRVVAVRQDGEPFEITGEGLRPVQSGLSDKAGPNIKIRPGAVIRVVETAPKTWRITQLPEVESAFVALEPNSGKVIALVGGFDFQKSKFNHVTQAWRQPGSSFKPFIYSAALEKGLTPMTVVNDAPLFYSAGETGGKPWEPKNYDGQFEGPMSVRRALAKSKNMVSIRVLQMVGTRSAQEWVARFGFDADKHPPYLTMALGAGAVTPLQMASGYAVFANGGYRVPPMLISRVSDHKGKVLYEAPEPALSDDQRAIEPRNAFVMNSLLQEITRTGTAARAQATLKRPDLYGKTGTTNDSVDAWFVGYQPSIVAAAWVGYDSPRNLGSRETGGGLSLPIWISFMSEALKGVPVATYTPPAGVINVGNEWYYEEYGPGRGVHSLGMQDPMPGAVAPGAELDANGIPVPRPAAAPEERRSILDLFRN; this is translated from the coding sequence ATGCCCAAAACCGACACTTCTTCTACCCACTCCTCTGACGTACCAGTATCGGCCGGGCATACCGCACTGGTCTGGCTAGGTCGCTTGGTGGTGGGTCTTGCCGGACTGGCGGCGGCAGGTGTTGCGTGCGTGTTGATGGCCGTTGGCATCGCATTGGCGGTGGCGTATCCCAATCTGCCGGAAGTGGCCGGTTTGGCAGACTACCGCCCCAAGCTGCCTTTGCGGGTGATCTCGGCCGACGGGCAATTGATTGGCGAGTTTGGCGAGGAGCGTCGCAATCTGCTCACCATCCACGAGATTCCCGCCGTGATGAAGAACGCGGTGTTGGCCATTGAAGACGCGCGCTTCTTCGAACACAACGGTGTCGACTACCGCGGGATGATTCGCGCCGCACTGGCCAACCTGCGACAGGCCAAGAGCCAGGGAGCATCGACCATCACGATGCAGGTGGCGCGCAACGTCTATCTGTCGGCGGAGAAGAGCTACACACGCAAAATCTATGAAGTGCTGCTGACCTTCAAGCTGGAGCACATGCTGACCAAGGAGCAAATCCTTGAGATCTACATGAACCAGATCTTCCTCGGGCAGCGCGCCTACGGATTTGCAGCAGCTTCACAGATCTATTTCGGCAAATCGCTCAAGGATGTGACGATCGCCGAAGCCGCGATGCTCGCCGGCCTGCCGCAGGCGCCGTCGGCCTACAACCCCATCAAGAATCCCCGCCGGGCCCGCAGCCGTCAGTTGCACATCATCGACCGCATGCTTGAGAACGGGTTCATCACCGCCGAGGAAGCCGAGTCCGCCAAATCGGAGCAACTCACGCTGCGTTCACTGGGGGGGCCCAACCGCCTTCACGCAGAGTATGTGGCCGAGATGGTGCGGCAATCCATCGTTGCCCAGTATGGAGAAGAGGCCTACACAAGAGGTCTGGTGGTGACCACCACGCTGAAGGCAGATGAACAGCGCGCAGCCTATCGCGCCATGCGGCAAGGGGTGCTGGACTTCGAGCGGCGCCAGTTCTACCGCGGCCCGGAGTTGTTCATCGACTTGCCGAAAGATCAGCCCGCGCTGGACGAGGCTATCGACGATGCCTTGAACGAGCGCCCAGACAACGACGACTTGCTGTCGGCCGTGGTACTGGAAGCAAACGCCAAACGGGTGGTTGCCGTGCGCCAGGATGGTGAGCCGTTCGAGATCACGGGCGAGGGTCTCAGACCCGTGCAGTCCGGGCTCTCGGACAAAGCGGGCCCCAACATCAAGATTCGGCCGGGCGCGGTCATCCGGGTGGTGGAGACCGCGCCCAAAACCTGGCGCATCACGCAACTGCCCGAAGTGGAGTCTGCGTTCGTGGCGCTGGAGCCGAATTCGGGCAAAGTGATTGCCTTGGTGGGCGGGTTTGATTTCCAGAAGAGCAAGTTCAACCACGTCACCCAAGCCTGGCGCCAGCCTGGATCGAGCTTCAAGCCTTTTATCTATTCGGCCGCGTTGGAAAAAGGCCTGACGCCGATGACCGTGGTCAACGACGCGCCGCTGTTCTATTCGGCGGGCGAAACCGGCGGCAAGCCATGGGAGCCCAAAAACTACGACGGGCAGTTCGAAGGTCCGATGTCGGTCCGCCGCGCGTTGGCGAAGTCCAAGAACATGGTATCTATCCGAGTGCTGCAGATGGTCGGCACGCGAAGTGCGCAGGAGTGGGTCGCGCGGTTCGGATTCGACGCCGACAAGCACCCCCCTTACCTGACCATGGCGCTGGGCGCTGGCGCGGTAACCCCGTTGCAGATGGCTTCCGGCTATGCCGTGTTCGCCAACGGCGGCTATCGGGTCCCTCCCATGTTGATTTCGCGCGTGAGCGACCACAAGGGTAAGGTGCTCTACGAAGCGCCCGAACCCGCCTTGAGCGACGACCAACGCGCCATCGAACCGCGCAACGCGTTTGTCATGAACAGCTTGCTGCAGGAGATCACGCGCACCGGAACCGCCGCACGCGCCCAGGCCACCCTGAAGCGCCCCGATCTCTACGGGAAGACGGGCACCACGAACGATTCGGTGGATGCGTGGTTTGTGGGCTATCAGCCCTCCATTGTGGCGGCCGCTTGGGTCGGTTACGACTCGCCGCGCAATCTCGGCAGTCGCGAGACCGGTGGCGGCTTGAGCCTGCCGATCTGGATCTCGTTCATGTCCGAGGCGCTCAAAGGTGTGCCCGTCGCCACCTACACGCCACCGGCTGGTGTGATCAACGTGGGCAACGAGTGGTACTACGAAGAATACGGTCCAGGCCGTGGCGTGCACAGCCTGGGCATGCAGGACCCTATGCCAGGCGCGGTAGCGCCCGGTGCTGAACTCGATGCCAACGGCATACCGGTCCCCAGGCCGGCTGCGGCGCCCGAGGAGCGTCGCAGCATCCTGGATCTGTTCAGGAACTGA
- the cyaY gene encoding iron donor protein CyaY: MTDSEYQDHAEALLKAIELSCDRINDHTDADIDNQRVGGMVTLTFANKSQIIINLQKPLHEVWMAARAGGFHYKHDGKVWMDTKGQGEFFAHLSRCASEQAGLSLAFSS; the protein is encoded by the coding sequence ATGACGGACTCTGAGTACCAAGACCACGCGGAAGCCTTGCTGAAGGCGATCGAATTGTCGTGTGATCGCATCAACGACCACACCGACGCCGACATCGACAACCAACGCGTGGGGGGCATGGTCACCCTGACCTTTGCCAACAAAAGCCAGATCATCATCAACCTGCAGAAGCCGTTGCACGAAGTGTGGATGGCCGCGCGCGCCGGAGGCTTCCACTACAAACACGACGGCAAGGTGTGGATGGACACCAAGGGGCAGGGTGAATTCTTCGCCCACCTCTCACGTTGTGCATCCGAACAAGCCGGCCTGAGCTTGGCTTTCAGTTCCTGA
- the lptM gene encoding LPS translocon maturation chaperone LptM, which yields MAIAVASVGALLLSACGQRGPLYLPQTPSPQPSAERPADQTPRTAPNLPTQR from the coding sequence ATGGCCATCGCCGTGGCGTCGGTGGGCGCGCTGCTCCTGAGCGCCTGCGGCCAAAGAGGTCCCCTGTATCTGCCTCAAACGCCCTCCCCTCAGCCGTCAGCGGAAAGGCCCGCCGACCAGACCCCGCGCACCGCGCCCAACCTGCCCACACAGCGCTGA
- the lysA gene encoding diaminopimelate decarboxylase produces MTTTSDLPAADLLPFFAYRDQQLVMEGVPLERLAHEHGTPLFVYSKAAMLSALAAYQRGLKGRPHLICYAMKANSSLAILQTLVRAGCGLDIVSGGELERALAAGVEPSKVIFSGVGKTRAEMRQALTAGIGCFNVESRAELDVLNEVAHDMGRRAPVSVRVNPNVDAQTHPYISTGLKGNKFGIAHEDVIDTYVHAAACDGLRVVGIDCHIGSQITQTGPYLDAMDRVLDLVEAIEARGVAIEHIDFGGGLGIDYQGDTPPEADALWSQLLQRMEARGYGDRKIYIEPGRSLVGNAGVCLTEVLYLKPGEHKNFLIVDAAMNDLPRPAMYQAFHRIVPVAQPQTEEQATTWDVVGPVCESGDWLGRDRALSVRAGDLLAVMSAGAYCMSMASNYNTRGRAAEVLVDGTRSTLIRERETPADQFRTERMLPAA; encoded by the coding sequence ATGACCACAACTTCTGACCTGCCGGCGGCCGACCTCTTGCCGTTTTTTGCGTATCGGGACCAGCAACTGGTCATGGAGGGCGTGCCGCTCGAACGATTGGCACACGAGCATGGCACGCCTTTGTTCGTGTACAGCAAGGCTGCCATGCTGAGCGCACTGGCGGCCTATCAGCGTGGCCTGAAGGGGCGCCCTCACCTGATTTGTTACGCCATGAAGGCCAACTCCTCGCTGGCGATTCTGCAGACCTTGGTGCGCGCGGGCTGCGGTCTGGACATTGTGTCCGGTGGCGAGCTCGAACGGGCCTTGGCCGCGGGTGTCGAACCCTCGAAAGTGATTTTTTCCGGCGTGGGCAAGACCCGCGCCGAGATGCGGCAAGCGCTGACCGCAGGTATTGGTTGCTTCAATGTCGAGAGCCGCGCCGAGCTCGACGTCCTCAACGAGGTCGCCCACGACATGGGACGGCGTGCGCCGGTGAGCGTGCGCGTGAATCCCAACGTGGATGCTCAGACCCATCCCTATATCTCCACGGGCCTCAAAGGCAACAAGTTCGGCATCGCGCATGAAGACGTCATCGACACCTATGTGCACGCAGCGGCGTGCGATGGACTGCGCGTCGTGGGCATCGACTGCCACATCGGGTCGCAGATCACGCAGACCGGCCCGTATCTGGATGCGATGGACCGCGTGCTCGATCTGGTCGAGGCCATCGAAGCCCGCGGCGTGGCGATCGAACACATCGACTTCGGCGGTGGCCTGGGCATCGACTACCAGGGCGACACCCCGCCCGAAGCCGACGCGCTTTGGAGCCAACTGCTGCAGCGCATGGAGGCAAGAGGCTATGGCGATCGCAAGATTTACATCGAGCCAGGCCGTTCCCTGGTAGGCAACGCGGGCGTATGCCTGACCGAAGTGCTGTATCTCAAGCCCGGCGAGCACAAGAATTTTCTGATCGTGGACGCGGCAATGAACGATCTGCCCCGCCCCGCGATGTACCAGGCATTCCACCGCATCGTGCCAGTGGCACAGCCGCAGACGGAGGAACAAGCCACCACCTGGGACGTGGTCGGCCCCGTGTGCGAGAGCGGGGACTGGCTCGGGCGTGACCGCGCGCTCTCTGTACGGGCGGGCGACTTGCTGGCCGTGATGTCGGCAGGCGCCTATTGCATGAGCATGGCCAGCAACTACAACACCCGTGGCCGCGCGGCCGAGGTGCTGGTGGACGGCACGCGGTCCACCTTGATCCGCGAACGCGAGACGCCAGCAGACCAGTTCCGCACCGAGCGCATGCTGCCCGCAGCCTGA
- a CDS encoding sulfite oxidase heme-binding subunit YedZ: MTSPIQPSASTHLRTASGGGSRIHRWIGHRAAKPVGFVLACLPFVWLVWAALSDQLGANPAEALIRALGDWTLRFLVLVLAITPLRVTAGWPALARLRRMVGLFVFFYACMHLLAYAWFDMEFDLTGIAADVVKRPFILVGFLSWVLLLALAATSFNRAIRALGAARWQWLHRAVYVIAGLAVLHFFWMRAGKNDFAEVAVYAAILSALLGWRVWRRLSR, translated from the coding sequence ATGACGTCGCCCATCCAGCCCAGCGCGTCCACGCATCTGCGCACCGCATCGGGCGGTGGCTCTCGCATCCATCGCTGGATCGGACATCGCGCAGCCAAGCCCGTGGGCTTCGTTTTGGCCTGCCTGCCGTTTGTTTGGTTGGTCTGGGCCGCGCTCAGCGATCAACTAGGTGCCAATCCTGCCGAGGCCTTGATCCGCGCTCTGGGTGACTGGACACTCCGCTTCCTGGTGCTGGTCCTGGCGATCACGCCGTTGCGCGTGACCGCAGGCTGGCCGGCGCTGGCGCGCTTGCGGCGCATGGTAGGGCTGTTCGTGTTTTTCTATGCCTGCATGCACCTGCTGGCCTACGCCTGGTTCGACATGGAATTTGATCTGACGGGCATCGCAGCCGACGTGGTCAAACGCCCCTTTATCCTGGTGGGCTTCCTGTCCTGGGTGCTCCTGCTGGCACTGGCGGCCACGTCGTTCAACCGTGCCATACGTGCCTTGGGGGCAGCGCGTTGGCAGTGGCTGCACCGCGCGGTGTATGTCATCGCCGGGCTGGCGGTGTTGCACTTCTTCTGGATGCGTGCCGGCAAGAACGATTTTGCCGAAGTGGCGGTTTACGCCGCGATCCTCAGCGCCTTGTTGGGCTGGCGCGTGTGGCGCCGACTCTCGCGGTAG
- the msrP gene encoding protein-methionine-sulfoxide reductase catalytic subunit MsrP, whose product MMLGTRDDGFNHPRSSEITSRSAYQNRRQWLLATAALGGGLAAWTGRDAWGQAPGTTPKPGKLAALPGRRSTVDGAVTMEPLTSYNDASSYNNYYEFGTDKSDPVDNARTLKPRPWTVSVEGLVNKPGTFDLDALLKLSPMEERIYRLRCVEGWSMVIPWVGYSLSELIKQVQPQGSAKFVEFVTLADPKQMPGLRSNVLGWPYVEGLRLDEAMHPLTLLAFGMYGEVLPNQNGAPLRLVVPWKYGFKSAKSLVKIRFTDKEPRTAWNVAAPQEYGFYSNVNPEVSHPRWSQATERRIGEGSGLFAKRRQTLMFNGYAAQVGQLYAGMDLRKLY is encoded by the coding sequence ATGATGCTCGGCACGCGCGACGACGGTTTCAACCACCCCCGGTCCAGCGAAATCACATCCCGATCGGCCTATCAGAACCGACGGCAATGGCTGCTCGCCACGGCCGCTCTAGGCGGCGGGCTGGCCGCATGGACCGGGCGCGATGCCTGGGGACAAGCACCGGGTACCACCCCCAAACCCGGCAAACTCGCAGCCTTGCCGGGCAGGCGTTCCACGGTCGACGGGGCTGTGACCATGGAGCCGTTGACCTCCTACAACGACGCCAGCTCCTACAACAACTACTACGAGTTCGGCACCGACAAGTCCGACCCGGTCGACAACGCCAGGACGCTCAAGCCCAGGCCATGGACGGTGAGCGTGGAAGGCTTGGTGAACAAGCCGGGCACCTTTGATCTCGACGCCCTGCTCAAGCTCAGCCCGATGGAGGAGCGCATCTACCGCCTGCGTTGCGTCGAAGGTTGGTCGATGGTGATCCCCTGGGTCGGCTATTCGTTGAGCGAACTCATCAAGCAAGTACAGCCACAGGGCAGCGCCAAGTTTGTCGAGTTCGTGACCCTGGCCGATCCGAAACAGATGCCTGGCCTGCGGTCCAACGTGCTCGGTTGGCCTTATGTGGAAGGCCTGCGCCTGGACGAGGCCATGCACCCGTTGACCTTGCTGGCGTTTGGCATGTACGGCGAAGTGCTGCCCAACCAGAACGGCGCACCCTTGAGGCTGGTGGTGCCCTGGAAGTACGGGTTCAAGAGCGCAAAGTCGCTGGTGAAGATCCGATTCACCGACAAAGAGCCGCGCACCGCCTGGAACGTAGCGGCTCCACAGGAATACGGCTTCTATTCCAACGTCAACCCCGAGGTGTCGCACCCCCGTTGGAGCCAGGCCACCGAACGCCGCATCGGCGAGGGCAGCGGCCTGTTCGCCAAACGCCGCCAGACGCTGATGTTCAACGGCTATGCGGCCCAGGTGGGGCAGTTGTACGCCGGCATGGATCTGCGCAAACTGTATTGA
- the ccsB gene encoding c-type cytochrome biogenesis protein CcsB produces the protein MNTAAASSQTIELRKGQQGRGLEPHYFARRNVWDWLFAAFVIAGAAWAFMRYNAAMDGYEKAILVGTVPAMIWLGWFWRPLRALTVVVAALSLLAIWLYQTPAGADLARADQAFLLKYFISSQSAILWMSVLFFMSTAFYWVGMFKRAGDTFELLGSRLAWVAVTLALIGTMVRWYESHQIGPDIGHIPVSNLYEVFVLFCWMTTAFYLYYEDQYKTRRMGAFAMLVVSAAVGFLLWYTLVREAHAIQPLVPALKSWWMKLHVPANFIGYGTFAIAAMLAFAYLIKQSASESRWYKLAPLWLLGVVLCFEPIVFRQSAAENGGSYWFVYFGISALIVGTILFGRRRIAERLPSFEVLDDVMYKAIAVGFAFFTIATVLGALWAAEAWGGYWSWDPKETWALIVWLNYAAWLHMRLMKGLRGTVSAWWALVGLAITTFAFIGVNMFLSGLHSYGEL, from the coding sequence ATGAATACCGCCGCCGCTTCGTCGCAGACCATCGAATTGAGGAAGGGCCAGCAAGGCCGGGGCCTGGAGCCCCATTACTTTGCGCGGCGCAATGTGTGGGACTGGCTGTTTGCCGCGTTCGTGATCGCGGGCGCGGCCTGGGCCTTCATGCGCTACAACGCCGCCATGGATGGATACGAAAAAGCCATCCTTGTGGGCACAGTGCCCGCCATGATCTGGCTGGGATGGTTCTGGCGTCCGCTGCGCGCGCTGACGGTGGTGGTCGCGGCACTGTCTCTGCTGGCGATCTGGCTGTACCAGACCCCTGCGGGGGCCGACCTGGCACGGGCTGACCAAGCGTTCCTGCTGAAGTACTTCATCTCCAGCCAGTCGGCCATTCTGTGGATGAGTGTGCTCTTCTTCATGAGCACCGCGTTCTACTGGGTGGGCATGTTCAAGCGAGCCGGTGACACCTTCGAGTTGCTGGGCTCGCGCCTGGCCTGGGTGGCCGTCACGCTGGCCTTGATCGGCACGATGGTGCGCTGGTATGAGAGCCATCAGATCGGTCCTGACATCGGCCACATCCCGGTGAGCAACCTCTACGAGGTGTTCGTGTTGTTCTGCTGGATGACGACGGCGTTCTACCTGTATTACGAAGACCAGTACAAGACCCGCCGCATGGGCGCGTTCGCCATGTTGGTGGTCAGTGCCGCGGTGGGCTTCCTGCTCTGGTACACCCTGGTGCGCGAGGCGCACGCCATCCAGCCACTGGTGCCCGCGCTCAAGAGCTGGTGGATGAAACTGCATGTGCCGGCCAACTTCATCGGCTACGGTACCTTTGCCATTGCCGCCATGCTGGCCTTCGCCTACCTCATCAAGCAGAGTGCGAGCGAAAGCCGCTGGTACAAGCTCGCGCCGCTGTGGCTGCTGGGGGTGGTGCTGTGCTTCGAACCGATTGTGTTCCGCCAATCGGCCGCCGAGAACGGCGGCAGTTACTGGTTCGTGTACTTTGGCATTTCCGCGCTCATCGTGGGCACCATCCTGTTCGGCCGTCGCCGCATTGCAGAGCGCCTGCCCAGCTTCGAGGTGCTCGACGACGTGATGTACAAGGCCATTGCGGTCGGCTTTGCCTTCTTCACCATCGCCACTGTGCTGGGTGCGCTGTGGGCGGCCGAGGCCTGGGGGGGCTACTGGAGCTGGGATCCGAAAGAAACCTGGGCGCTGATCGTCTGGTTGAACTACGCGGCCTGGCTGCACATGCGGCTCATGAAGGGCCTGCGCGGCACGGTCTCGGCCTGGTGGGCGCTGGTGGGGCTGGCGATCACCACCTTTGCCTTCATCGGTGTGAACATGTTCCTGTCCGGACTGCACAGCTACGGCGAACTCTGA
- a CDS encoding cytochrome c biogenesis protein ResB: MTVSTQGLHIRTGSRILSGSVELLSSMRFAISLLSVICIASVIGTVVKQHEPFINYVNQFGPFWADVFASANLFSVYSAWWFLVILAFLVVSTSLCIARNTPKILVDFKAYKENIREQSLKAFPHRAEGALGETPEAAAHRIGQTLLGSGWKVKLQSRVTPTGTGWMVAAKTGAANKVGYLAAHSAIVLVCIGGLLDGDLMVRAQTWFLGKTPFMGGGLIADVPAQHRLSASNPTFRGNLLVTEGTTAGTAILAQPQGVLLQDLPFGVELKKFIVEYYDTGMPKLFASEIVIHDNETGESKEARVEVNHPASYRGINIYQSSFDDGGSRVKLQAVPLNRATAPFEVEGTIGSSTALSNGDDKLTLEYTGLRVINVENFAGSNQGGGTDVRKVDLRSSIESRLGSGHKTVTEKTLRNVGPSITYKLRDAAGQAVEYHNYMLPVEIDGTRVYLLGLRKTPSEPFRYLRIPVDEQDGIDGFVRLRAALDDPALREQAVRRYAASAVEDGRPELAEALAVSATRALGLFAGAESVSPAAGDGATSPRPEVRGGLQAVSAFLETNVPPAERERAGDVLVRILNGTLFELMQLSRERVGLPPLVAGEATQQFMSQAAISLSDTFFYPAPMTFQLKDFTHVQASVFQVARAPGQNIVYLGCLLLILGVFAMLYVRERRLWVWLSPSGDQQAQARMALSTNRKTMDADREFDLLKTQLLKVQP; the protein is encoded by the coding sequence ATGACCGTCTCCACCCAAGGCCTGCACATCCGAACAGGCTCTCGCATCCTCAGCGGCTCGGTCGAGCTGTTGTCCTCGATGCGTTTCGCGATCTCGCTGCTGTCGGTCATCTGCATCGCCTCGGTGATCGGCACCGTGGTCAAGCAGCACGAGCCCTTCATCAACTACGTCAACCAGTTCGGCCCCTTCTGGGCCGACGTCTTCGCCAGCGCCAACCTGTTCTCGGTGTACAGCGCTTGGTGGTTCCTGGTGATCCTGGCCTTCCTGGTGGTCAGCACCAGTCTGTGTATCGCCCGCAACACGCCCAAGATCCTGGTGGACTTCAAGGCCTACAAGGAAAACATCCGAGAGCAAAGCTTGAAGGCCTTTCCCCACCGCGCCGAAGGCGCCTTGGGCGAGACGCCAGAGGCCGCGGCCCACCGCATCGGACAGACGTTGCTGGGTTCGGGCTGGAAGGTCAAGCTGCAATCGCGCGTTACGCCGACGGGGACCGGTTGGATGGTGGCGGCCAAGACCGGCGCGGCCAACAAGGTCGGTTATCTCGCGGCGCACAGCGCCATCGTGCTGGTGTGTATCGGTGGCCTGCTCGACGGCGACCTCATGGTGCGGGCACAGACCTGGTTCCTCGGCAAAACACCGTTCATGGGCGGCGGCCTGATCGCCGACGTGCCGGCCCAGCACCGCCTCTCGGCGAGCAACCCCACCTTTCGCGGCAACCTGCTGGTGACCGAGGGTACGACGGCGGGCACGGCCATCCTGGCGCAACCCCAGGGCGTTCTGCTGCAGGACCTGCCGTTTGGCGTCGAGCTCAAGAAATTCATCGTCGAGTACTACGACACGGGCATGCCCAAGCTGTTTGCCAGCGAGATCGTGATCCACGACAACGAGACCGGCGAGAGCAAAGAGGCGCGGGTGGAGGTCAACCACCCCGCGAGCTACCGCGGCATCAACATCTACCAGTCGAGCTTTGACGACGGCGGCTCGCGCGTCAAGCTGCAGGCCGTGCCACTGAACCGCGCCACCGCGCCTTTCGAAGTCGAGGGCACGATCGGCAGCTCGACCGCGTTGAGCAACGGCGACGACAAGCTCACGTTGGAATACACAGGCTTGCGCGTCATCAACGTGGAGAACTTCGCGGGGTCCAACCAAGGTGGGGGCACCGACGTGCGCAAGGTGGACCTGCGCAGTTCGATCGAAAGCCGGCTGGGCTCTGGCCACAAGACGGTGACGGAAAAGACGCTGCGCAACGTCGGGCCGAGCATCACCTACAAGCTGCGCGACGCCGCCGGGCAGGCGGTGGAGTACCACAACTACATGTTGCCGGTCGAGATCGATGGCACGCGCGTGTACCTGCTGGGACTGAGAAAAACCCCGTCTGAACCGTTCCGGTATTTGCGCATCCCCGTGGACGAACAGGACGGCATCGACGGGTTTGTGCGCCTGCGTGCCGCGTTGGATGACCCCGCGCTGCGCGAACAGGCGGTGCGCCGCTATGCGGCCTCCGCCGTTGAAGACGGGCGCCCCGAACTGGCCGAGGCATTGGCCGTGTCGGCCACGCGCGCCCTGGGCCTGTTTGCGGGCGCCGAGTCGGTGAGTCCTGCGGCGGGTGATGGAGCGACTTCCCCGCGACCCGAGGTGCGCGGTGGTTTGCAGGCGGTTTCTGCGTTTCTGGAAACCAACGTGCCACCCGCCGAACGCGAGCGCGCTGGCGATGTGCTGGTGCGCATTCTCAACGGCACGCTGTTCGAGTTGATGCAACTCAGCCGCGAACGCGTGGGCCTGCCGCCGCTGGTGGCGGGCGAGGCCACGCAGCAATTCATGTCGCAGGCTGCGATCAGCCTGAGCGATACCTTCTTTTACCCCGCGCCCATGACCTTCCAGCTCAAGGACTTCACGCACGTGCAGGCCAGCGTGTTCCAGGTGGCGCGCGCGCCCGGGCAGAACATCGTCTACCTGGGTTGCCTGTTGCTCATTCTGGGCGTTTTTGCCATGCTCTATGTCCGCGAGCGCCGCCTGTGGGTGTGGCTCTCGCCCTCGGGCGACCAACAAGCGCAGGCCCGCATGGCCTTGTCGACGAACCGCAAGACCATGGACGCCGATCGCGAGTTCGACCTGTTGAAGACACAATTGCTGAAGGTGCAACCATGA